Sequence from the Echinimonas agarilytica genome:
GATGCAGCGGAAAGACTGTTGCCCGAAGCGCTCAAGAATAATGTTGGGATCATTGTTCGTTTGCCTTTAGCGAGTGGTTTATTGTCGGGCAAGATGACGGCACAACAGACGTTTGATGAAGGTGATCATCGCCGTTACAACAAAGACGGGGCTTTTTTCCACGTGGGTGAAACCTTTAATGGCATTCCGTTTAATACGGGAGTTGTGCTGGCCGAACAGCTTAAATCATTGATACCTAGCAATATGACACTCCATCAGGTCGCTTTGAGATGGTTACTTGATCAACCTGCAGTGAGCAGTGTGATCGCCGGGGCAAGCAAAGTTGAACAAGTAAAGAGTAATGCTGCGGTTTCACAACTTGCGCCTCTGAGCTCTGATATGCACTTGTTGCTGACTCGTTTTTATCAACAATCAGTGCGCCAGCACATTCGGGGTGGGATTTAACTGATACTCAAAGCCACGTCTGGTGGGGATGGTTTTTTAGGCGTTGAAACGCTAGCATCAATCGCTTGTCATAGAACGACATCATATGGGCTTGAGACAAGCGATTGAGTGAGAGATATTGTGCAACTGAAACCTTATAGCCAAGCGGCCGAAAATAATAAAAATTATATTTTAGAACAGCTTAAAGTTTATCTGCCCGATCCCGTTACCGTGCTAGAAATAGGGTCTGGAACGGGTCAGCATGCTGTGTATTTTTCAGCTCAATTGCCACATTTGCAATGGCAGACTTCAGATTTAGAGTGCAATCATTCTGGCATTGCACAATGGATCGAAGAATCTAGGGCTAATAATGTTGCTCATCCGATCAACCTCAATGTGCAAGATGGTCATTGGCATGAGTTTAAGGCGGAAGCCGTGTACTCAGCCAATACCGCACACATTATGTCTTGGGATCGGGTTCAAGACATGATCAAAGGCATCAGTGCCATGCTTCCTCGAGGAGGACATTGGTTTCAATACGGACCTTTTAATGTTGCGGGTCAATATACGAGCCAGAGCAATGCTGACTTTGATGCGTGGTTAAAAGAAGATGATGCACGAAGAGGTATTCGAGACATTGAAGCGATGACAGAGTTTGCGTATCAGTATCGGATAAAATTGTTGGCAGACATGAGCATGCCTGCCAACAATCGACTACTGATCTTTAAACGATTCTAAATACTTTTAACCTATTCAGCAGCGACTACTAGGCTGTAACCGTAGGTTGCACTTGCATCTTTATAGAGTGCATATGTGTAGTTTTTATCATCATCAAGTTCAAAGATAGGTGACTGATAAACCATGATTTGAGTATTGTCATCACGATTTTCAATAATCGTGATTTGATAATCATTGGTTGGCAGCATTGAGTTTTTCACTTGTTCAAAATCTGAATTTTTGAAGTGATATGGAGTCGTGTCAATTGTGCCGCCATCAGCCACAAAGTAAACATCTACCGTCTCTAAGTCTTCAGCGAGATTGATGAAATTAATGTCGCTTTGATAAGTTAATTCACGAACCGATTCGTTAAAGGCTATTCCCTTCGCGTTG
This genomic interval carries:
- a CDS encoding DUF938 domain-containing protein, which encodes MQLKPYSQAAENNKNYILEQLKVYLPDPVTVLEIGSGTGQHAVYFSAQLPHLQWQTSDLECNHSGIAQWIEESRANNVAHPINLNVQDGHWHEFKAEAVYSANTAHIMSWDRVQDMIKGISAMLPRGGHWFQYGPFNVAGQYTSQSNADFDAWLKEDDARRGIRDIEAMTEFAYQYRIKLLADMSMPANNRLLIFKRF